A genomic segment from Propionispora hippei DSM 15287 encodes:
- a CDS encoding SDR family oxidoreductase, with product MEFTQNQGYTQASVPMKRWGQPEEVAKAVLYLASADSSYVTGGEITVDGGLGQV from the coding sequence TTGGAGTTTACACAAAATCAGGGATACACCCAAGCCAGCGTTCCAATGAAACGCTGGGGCCAGCCGGAAGAAGTCGCTAAAGCCGTCCTTTACCTTGCTTCTGCCGATTCCTCCTACGTAACTGGCGGTGAAATTACCGTTGATGGGGGACTTGGGCAAGTTTAG